In Papaver somniferum cultivar HN1 chromosome 9, ASM357369v1, whole genome shotgun sequence, the genomic stretch gatatgagacttacaagtagtactcgaagacttgaagaatgcgaagaagtaaagagctacatcgacgacatcatccttcctcttgaggttagtaatattttgacttgaactgtttcattcccaacgtatctttcaagtagtgctatattgaaaacataactgcgaagctgtgaatgattatactctagttagacaaagtattaaggaattataatacgaagtataacgcctatcttttaaacttcgcatataagacatcgacataatcgtatgaatgctattgtgattatatatggatatgggtgaagatttcgtcctaggaaacaatgttttacattcgtttaaaggaagtacaattcataaacttgttttgtgaatcgaaatggaaatcactaggcttattggtattgttattcattgcaaatctttggattaccaatatgtgtgtttagtataaccgctcataacttgtttatgtatcttggtaaaactattcacaatgcctgacttatgtatcagtatgacttttattagtgaaaccaatcttaagtaatcacctgagatggtgtgatagatttttttaattggtgtgaccattcctagtcattgggtaaccgatcctagaaattGATGGGACTATTCACAAGATAtctaatcgatccttgtagtaggttaacaagttttagtaattggtgtaagcgatcctataacttgtgcaaccgatcacaagtaagtaccataaatagtggtaaccgatcctggtacttagttagccattttatggaaactagtgtaacagatcctagtagccacttggaggtagaaccgaactttgtgtttggtagaaccgttaaacccatgaatggtgattgaatgtttttgatcaatcacatagttcttggaaattagATGAgtcaattctaaactcgtttggaagtgtggcaaatcggttccaagattgtaaatatgaaaaaggatttacaaagtaaagatgtcggcatactttgaacatgtgcagtaattcttatctattattgttcaaaaatattccttaataactaaaggagaatcccggatcgaaataaattgagaatcttttaattaaggtttttaattttatatgcttttaatttccaacaattaaacgcatatctttagaaaataaaaattggtaatgtgcatttactaattggagattttctactgagatttcggtctatatttggacagagcatttccaggaattattgtgaataccaatattctgcaagGCACGtatcacgatcttagtggccgcattcaGAAGTTAACTGTGtatccctcgctatacagagaagcctgagtTATAAActataccttcgtagatctactttatctcgtcccaaggaAGGATACCTCGACGGTTGAGATCAGatgagtaaaagcctagtctaaaaggaggcagctggcgaagggacaaaggtagatgggatatctaatcagcattaaatgctcaaatcccatatctacacgcataaccaaagcacgtggagagagactatgtggcagaacccgattggtagaagctggcggtgaacgaaggtacaacctttaCTAAAGTTGGGGAGTTCCCGAAGGattgtgggtcagctgaggtggcaaggTTCGATTGGATAAGGCGAGCGGTTAACGAAGGTACAAtgtgtacgaaaggtatatcagcagacgatggacccaaaggcaacaaagatatacctggagcataaggggctataaatacgaagcctcaccaacaaaataagggcattcaatatctatgagagaagatctagtcttaaccttatacctctttaatgtttagaacttcagtatttacttcaacttgagttctcactattactttgggaagcatttaagatctttgtaaccaccatacttaatacaaaacaattactcattaccccgtggacgtagataaatgtcgaaccacataatctcttgtgtctcatgataacttagaagcttttacattatatttgagttctttgttattattgtgatctttaatatcctttactacttagcattatcattTCAACATaggtatcgatactacttagcataTGACTCTCTgagatgtatacattacgtagactacgggaaaacgggtagtcacagtttggcgcccatcGTGTTTTGCTCACAATATTGAGTTTAGACATAGTTTTACCTTTAACTTATGTATCTTCTGAAACAAATGGATATGTGTTTcaaaacgatgaatctcactctctattGATTTGTTTATCcgttatttgtgtatgttttttgagttcatagcctttAAAGACGTACCTTGTTACAGATCTACAAATTTTTTTACAAAAACGTACTCATAAAACAATACTAGAGGTCTACGTGGACAatatgctcgtcaagagcaaagaagcaaaaaaccacctgtcagacctaagggagatattcgaagccatgagaaatttccacatgaaggtgaaccggagaaatgcacgttcggagtaacctcaggaaaattcttgggatacttggtaactaagcgaggaatagaagtagaccctgaaagggtcagagaaataatagagatgccatctccacaaactttAAAAGGAGTGCAAAAGCTTAATGGAATCttggcttccatgggaagattcatagcaaggtcgCCGGATAAATGCAAAGAatttttcgatacactaaggaaaggaaataGGTTTACATGGACTGAAGAATGTGAACAAGCCTTTCACAAGATCAAAGTGTACTTAGCATCAGTACCTATCCTGCAGAAACCggagccaggtgagatactcatcttatacttagcagcaacaagctacgctgtgagcgcagtattggtacgagaccatgGGCAAGGAGAAAATCTTGTATACTACattagcaagacactcagttccgcggagcgtaactataccaaggtggagcagctcatatatgccttagtagtggcaacacagaaactaaggatatatttcgacgcacataccatccgagtcttcgAAAAAGCTCAGATAAGTCAAATTCTGGACAACACGGAAAAGATCTGAAGGGTAGCGAAATGGAGTTCCATGATCAAATCTTagcgctcacagcgtagcttgttgctgctaccTCTCAATGACGAAGCATACCTACCTCTCAACgacaaggaaagctgagaaatcacaaatcttagcagacctacctctcaacgacgaagcaGAAATAGACGACATCCCAAGAATGAAGGAGGATAAGACGGAACCagaagacatcttggaaccaaaaaatttacgaaggtgggagatatttgCAGATAGCTCCTCCAACAGAGAAGGCGCAGGCATATGGATtgtgataacaacccctactgtagatcgactcatctatgcattcaggttagaattcgaacaatacactaacaacatcacggagtatgaggcggTCATACACGGTCTACACTTGGCACAGgagctaggcttatcagatgttcgtctgactagtgactcacaactggtcattagacaaatcgagctcaaatatcaagCTCTGGATCTGATATTGTCTTCATACCTAAAGTTAGCACAGGAGCATGCATCAAAGATCGAAAAAGTCACATTCAGACACGTCTGTCGGAAAGACAACAGACACTCAGATGCCTTAGTATTTATATCATCAATGATGAGGGACAGGAATACCACCTCCGTGCAAATTGGGAGGATAtacgaaccttcgatagaagtGCCAACCTCAGGCTTTGGAGAAGCCATGGTCGTCCAAACTTGGTccatgagggaagcagaaaatGAGAAAGAATACGAAGGGATAGAAGAGCCAGATAATGAAGCTGACGAGTCTGACAAAAACCTGTCCATGTCGGACGAAAGCAACGAAGACGAAgcagaagatgattggagaatccaaattcaccagtatcttgataaaggtaccttaccagcagaCGTCAAAGAAGCTCGTAAACTCGAGTCCAAGGCAGCGATGTACAGCCTACGTGATGGGATACTGTACAGAAGGTCATTTCGCAgacctctgatgcggtgcctctcacaaaccgagGGAAGGaaaatactgcatgatatacacagcggagaagccggcaaccatagcggaagaaggtccttagcaatcaaagccaagatgcaaggatactattggctgagcatggacgaagattcaaaaAATGTGGCTAAGAGctgtgaaagatgccaacgctttgccaggaagattagggcaccagcaacggagctcaACTCAGTCATCAGCCCATGGCCATTCGTCAAATGGGCGGTTTATATTGTTGGACCTTTGATAGAagggacatcaaaaagaaaataccttatcgtggctatggattatttcaccaagtgggtggaagcaagaGCTTTGGCGGGAATTAGAGACATAGACGTCTTTAAATTATTGTTTGAACAAATCATGTGaaggttcgggataccagccgccatagtctctaaCAATGGAAAGCAATTGGAGGGAAAGAATATAGACATGTTGTTCaacactttcaacattcagaaaaacaagtccactccggtataccctaagagcaatggaaaAGCGGAGGCGACTAACAAGATGATAGCAATGAacttgaaaaagaagctaggagcatacaagaaaagatggtgtgaacagctacacaatgtcctatgggcctaccgaactacaagaagagCAGCTACGGGATAAACTCCGTTCTTGCTAACCTacagagccgaagcagtcatcccaacggagataatactagCAACAACAAAAACGGAGGCATAGGAAAAGAACCTAACGACGGACCTAATGCTCGAAAAGCTTGATGATCtcgaagaaagaagagaagtggctttgcaaaagatggtaaactaccaacgaaggaTAGAACGTGAATATAACAAATGGGTTATCCcaagaaactttgtggttgaagagTACGTGCTGCGACAGATACCACcgtatcaaagaaagaaggagcggggcaagctagctccgacatgggacggaccctacatcatacacgacatttccgggaaaggatcatactacctaaggaacctaaaaggtgaagtattacaacacccctggaacgcaatgtacctaaagaagtactacccgtaaatggttattactcaggagaagaagggaaggggcaacgacccaccatgttctatccatgatcaaaggtattatagacCTTACTaatcaaagaaaaaaacttttttgCTAAGAGAAAAGTCTGTTTGATTAAacacaaattgggttagaatagacaccctccgtcagaattgacgatgagacaaggcaaggcaCAACTGTGcatgtgtcaatactcggatcctcggagtgatAGCTTTGTTCATGAGGCAATaaaaaaagtaagatatcccctatagagataccttgtcgaagtaaagcagtcatcacgctgaacgcgtagggttacaggaaaattattacccacgtaggagccctcgccaccacggtaccttctggccaaaggatacttgggtaggatgatgaatgttccaacAAATGTAAAAAAGACCTTaacaccttgtgatgactcgaatgtgcgAATAACTAGACACAACACGTCTACGTATATATATATTCATGCAATACTAAGGGTACCATAATAATattaccaaaatacgactaacatgtcttaaaagttgcagataacaaaggttcacatcgtaacaaagcattgtttcaagaaaaggagacaacaaaggcccctcagctgggggcataacacaacaaagagttcagttaaAAGAAACATGACAcatcaaggataaggaagacgaggaaagacaactCCTTCGGCTTGGAGCTCAGCCTCTGCAAAGGCATTGTTGATATAATCAATGGCCGAATGCTCGAACTGCACCTTCATCTGAGAAGCTTGAACCTCCAGATCTGAAGCCGACTTTTGACGAAGCTCCATCATCTGAGCACTAAGATGATCGTTAGCTTGTTGAAGCGCCTCGGActtaaacttagcagcagcatcaaattGGCGAGAAATCTCCAACGAGGATATCTGGCCTTCAAGACGGGTAATCTTGGCGTTTGCACCCACCAGTTGCTCCTGGAGACCTGCAGAAGCAAAGGGTATCAGCAACAAGAAAAAAACAGTTAAAGACACAAAGGATGCTGCGTAAAAATAAGGGTCCTAAGTTACCTtctgcatggctaagggattcttctaaactatgttgagcctcagcaagatccacctcatCGGCGTCGAGATCCTCCACAAGGGTATCTCGTTCCGTTcggagatcatcaacatcaatccggagtgaagcattctcagaggacaaagcttggtaaacattctctaactcttcctaCCTTTTTACTAGAGATGCATAAGAcatggaagaagaaatggagccagcctcgacaagtttgttcttaagagaacagacctcaggAGATAAGACATTTTGTTCTGCAGTTCCCTTAGCTAAGGAAGCATATACATCTTCAAAATCTGCATGATACTTCTTACGGATAACTTCTTGGGCTGAGAGAAGTTTCTcgactaaggaaatatcctcctttttctttgaaatgagactctccttccaattaagggtttcgtcacactccttacgaagtAAAGCCATATGCTTCACTAAATCCGCATTATGAgcagactcaagggaaagttCGGGCTCATTGTGAACGGTTATGTTCATCAGTCTATCagatttcttttgataataccataCGTCGGAGGTTAACTTGGTTACTTGATCCCGGAggcatctaagttcactagaactACCAGATGGCAGGCGAAGGATACCTTAGGACTATGAATCCAAGCAAGAATGAAGGAAAAGCTAAGGTGaagaagaaacgaacctatggCTTTGGAATATTCAGCAGCTAAAGCAGAGTCGGCAACTTTACGACCATCCTCAGCAACTTTGGCAGCATTATTGGCTCTTTCAAGAGCCAACAAACAAGCCTCCATGGATCTGTGAGTCTTTCTCAGATCCTcatccaacgaagatatcttagcagaAGTAGCAACATTACTAGACGAAGGTTGCTGTGAGACAACAAGGGCATGTTCTTGACGGGTACGTTCCAATAGAGCACTCAAATGAGTACACTTAGctctataaaccttgaataaggtatagCCAACATCGACCTGCTTACAAAGATGCCGAAGAAAGAAGTATAAGAGCAGATGAAGGACAAAAACGAGAAGCAAAACAGTAAGGCAAGAATTACTTACTGAGAATGCTGAGAGGCGAGGGAGAAAATCGGCGTAGGtgtccatgaaagcctccatatcctggatgctacccctacggatttcaccaaagctctgactagaTGAGGAGGCAATCCGGGTCAAAGAAAAACTCTTTAGACGCACGATACTGAGCAGATAGCACATCCAGCTGAGAAGCCACCTCAAAAGAACTACCAAGACAATGATGATCAACCCCAACAGAAAAAGGACCCTTAGAGTCCCGCAAGACGGCTTCGAGAATGTAATCTTCAGAACTTATAAGGCTCAAGTTCTCATACAGCTTACCTTGGCTAGGCTCAACAACAACTCCCTCAAACGCTCGAGAACGAACAAGGGGCACGACTGCTGacccctcaccacgacgaagatacagcatggtggatgagctaggaacCGAAGGGAAAGCATAAGCACTGCCTAAGTCtatatcaccagcagaaggaagattacccagtctagtccaatctggtgacgaaggcggAGGTCCAATAACTTTGCTAACAGGGgaagtagaaacagactgagcgctCCCCAATGAAGTTggcgtagcattgaaggagaagctagctagtgaaatcacaaccttcttcttcggctgagagTCTGAACTACTAACCCTCACCACGGGGATAACAACCTTGCAAATGAACCACTAGACTGAAGTGAAGTAGCATGAGATGAAGGAAGGATCTTGGAAGCTACGACAGCAGCTTCAGCAGTAGCCGAGACAACATGCAACGTTCCGCTAGgggcagaaaacgaaggcatcttcaaagacAAAGTAGGAACAGGAGCTTGAAAGCTAACATGGTTGATCAACTGAGCACCACTACCAGCAAGGAGATTCTCACCCTCCACCGAACCAACACGAACAAGACTGAGGATATCCTTggaaaatcttcctcaatatcatccaaatgagggctgaGGCCGGTATCCTCAATATCCCCCATGACTTCATCCTCCGTCACCCCCTCGGAAGCCTTGGGATCCTCATCCGAAGCTTCAAGATCAATCACAGCCTTCAACTTTCCCTTCCTCTTGGAAGACTATAGAAGAACACATGCGAcagctaaggatcaggggaaagatactaaggaacttacaagcacAAAGGTATGATAGTAATatttacctccgcaggtgttggtgTAGCTGCGTCAACTGAAGCGTTCCTCTTCCTAGTCTTGGTATCCACGGAGTTACCAGCAGAGCCCGGACCAGTTCCAGCAGACGAAGCAGGGGCAGACTACAAAAGAAATCCATATAAAATCAAGCAAAGTTATTAAAGCAAACCCTTCAAAAGCAAAAATCTTCAAGAAGAAACGAAgggtacctcgtgagaagcagcaggTTTGAAGACCCAAGACTGATATCGATCATACTTCTCGGGTATAGCGAAAGCTGAGCGGGGAACGTGAGGATCAGCAGTAGTAAAACCATAGTCCCAGggacccaccacacgaagaggGGTACGGGCCCAGCGATCATCATGGTCAAGACGAATGCGATCAGACTTCGGCAGAATTAGCTTGGCGGAGTAAGGGATGACAGTCAAACCaatcttatcaatctcctccaatAGACGGAGGCTATTGCCTTCCCGGATTTGCCtggcagtaacatggatacgacgagggccaacactccaaggaagaagattactcttctggATAGCATCAGCAGACGTAACATTGAAGTTGGCGGGGGTATAATCATCTCGCTTAGATCTCCCCTCAACAAAGGGATCATAGGACTCCAGGGTTGTTTTACCCTTGCTACGGTACCAGCTTTCGCGAAGGGCACGCCAAAAATTTCCAGTATACTGCATAACTCTTCGGACCCGAGTCTTATTTACCGGGTCATCCCTGGAAGACaagacgtcgtagtagaagggatcctttctagtgaacaaagggaggagcataccaACAACCAACTGACCAACACTGATTAAGAGGTTATTTTTATTATAAGGAAAACTCCGGATCAAGGACTCGGCGAGAACATCAGGACCATCGACAAAGGAGATCTCAAACTTATGAAGACGAAAAGACTTGGTGATCTCGGCTATGGACAGATGAGCAAATCTATCCTTGTCGTGCAATTGAAGCCTATGAAGCTCAcaatgaggaggaggaggcggAAGGTCCTCAACAACAAATTCTTCAACCCCAGGATCCTCAGCATCCTCAGGAATCAGAGCCACATTCGTACCAGCaggtatctcagtgtcctcaggaGGCGGAGATggtgtagcatcaggatgatccatccgcggaggAGGATCAGTTGACAAAGAGGTCCTCGGACCCTTGcgcgtaggcttcttcggaagtctcataTGTCCTAACATCAACAGGGAAAACAGTTCATCATCAATGGCGGATGGAAAATCACAGTCGACTAAAAAGCAAATTGGGGGGAAAAACCAacgtactttgggcatgggttttactaaaccaaccaagggaagCAAATTTAAACCCGTCATAGGGCAAAATCGaagatcattcatcacataatcaAAGATGCAGACGAAGAAAGATCATGGCGGAATTATCATCAAAACCCGAAACAGGATGA encodes the following:
- the LOC113312790 gene encoding tropomyosin-like — its product is MEAFMDTYADFLPRLSAFSVDVGYTLFKVYRAKCTHLSALLERTRQEHALVVSQQPSSSNVATSAKISSLDEDLRKTHRSMEACLLALERANNAAKVAEDGRKVADSALAAEYSKAIGLQEQLVGANAKITRLEGQISSLEISRQFDAAAKFKSEALQQANDHLSAQMMELRQKSASDLEVQASQMKVQFEHSAIDYINNAFAEAELQAEGVVFPRLPYP